A portion of the Oscillospiraceae bacterium genome contains these proteins:
- a CDS encoding cytidylate kinase-like family protein: MAKTIITLGREYCTGGRYIAEDVANALGIKLYDKELITMAAKHSGLSEEAVAASEKRHTHSLLYSLYTMGNELPLGDQVFILQSRIIKQLAEEGPCVILGRCGDYVLRERPDVLRVFVYAPKEWRLEYAKTNPLVKAKDAKGIKEEVEKTDRNRSAYYNYYTQNRWGDAHNYDLAINAALGRETCVKMILDAAAAKEKTLG, translated from the coding sequence ATGGCAAAGACGATCATTACTTTGGGACGTGAGTACTGCACGGGCGGCCGTTACATCGCTGAGGATGTGGCCAATGCACTGGGCATCAAGCTTTACGACAAGGAACTGATCACCATGGCAGCAAAGCATTCCGGCTTGTCGGAAGAAGCCGTTGCCGCCAGCGAAAAACGGCACACGCACAGCCTGCTGTACAGCCTGTACACCATGGGCAACGAGCTGCCGCTGGGCGATCAGGTGTTCATTCTGCAGAGCCGCATCATCAAGCAGCTGGCCGAGGAAGGCCCCTGCGTGATCCTGGGCCGCTGTGGTGACTATGTGCTGCGGGAACGCCCGGACGTGCTGCGCGTGTTCGTGTACGCCCCCAAGGAGTGGCGGCTGGAATACGCCAAGACCAACCCCCTGGTCAAGGCCAAGGACGCCAAGGGCATCAAGGAGGAAGTGGAAAAGACCGACCGCAACCGCTCGGCCTACTACAACTACTACACCCAGAACCGCTGGGGCGATGCCCACAACTATGATCTGGCCATCAACGCCGCTCTGGGCCGCGAGACCTGCGTCAAGATGATCCTGGACGCAGCCGCCGCCAAGGAAAAGACCCTGGGCTGA
- a CDS encoding MATE family efflux transporter produces the protein METKQPQTPPAEARENIMGTMEINPLLIKLSVPMMISMLVQALYNVVDSVFVSHVSENALTAVSLAFSLQNVMIAVGVGTGVGVNAMLSKSLGEKNQRRANATAENGIFLSLCSFVVFLVIGLTCMKPYFYAQTGDEAIARQGIQYLSVCCIFSLGLFTQTMGEKLLAATGRTYLSMISQLTGAVVNIILDPIFIFGYCGEAFSGTTGAAVATVIGQFCGAGMTLFFNLNKNPDIQIGFKGFRPSAKAIGRIYAVGLPSIAMQCVGSVMTFGMNLILMTFSATAVAVFGVYFKLQSFVFMPVFGLNNGMVPIISYNYGARRPDRVKKTIKLAVCYAEGIMLIGFCIFQFFPDKVLGIFAASDAMLAIGIPALRIICPHFLLAGIGIVMGSVFQALGNGVFSLIVSMCRQLVVLLPAAWLLARTGSVNNVWWAFLIAEVVSLLLSLAFFARINKTVIAPLYGPEEP, from the coding sequence GTGGAAACAAAGCAACCCCAGACCCCTCCCGCCGAAGCGCGGGAAAACATCATGGGCACCATGGAGATCAACCCCCTGCTGATAAAGCTCAGTGTGCCCATGATGATCTCCATGCTGGTGCAGGCGCTGTACAACGTGGTGGACTCGGTGTTCGTGTCCCATGTCAGCGAGAACGCTCTCACCGCCGTATCGCTGGCGTTCTCGCTGCAGAACGTGATGATCGCGGTGGGCGTGGGCACCGGTGTGGGCGTGAACGCCATGCTGAGCAAGAGCCTTGGCGAAAAGAACCAGCGCCGGGCCAATGCCACCGCCGAAAACGGCATCTTCCTGTCGCTGTGCAGCTTCGTGGTGTTCCTGGTCATCGGTCTGACCTGCATGAAGCCCTACTTCTATGCGCAGACCGGGGACGAGGCCATCGCCCGGCAGGGCATCCAGTACCTGTCGGTGTGCTGCATCTTCAGCCTGGGCCTGTTCACTCAGACCATGGGCGAAAAGCTGCTGGCCGCCACCGGCCGCACCTACCTGAGCATGATCAGCCAGCTGACGGGTGCCGTGGTGAACATCATCCTGGACCCCATCTTCATCTTCGGCTATTGCGGCGAGGCCTTCAGCGGCACCACCGGTGCCGCCGTGGCCACCGTCATCGGCCAGTTCTGCGGAGCGGGCATGACCCTGTTCTTCAACCTGAACAAGAACCCGGACATTCAGATCGGATTCAAGGGCTTCCGGCCCAGTGCAAAGGCCATCGGCCGCATCTACGCGGTGGGCCTGCCCAGCATCGCCATGCAGTGCGTGGGCAGCGTGATGACCTTTGGCATGAACCTGATCCTGATGACCTTCTCGGCCACGGCGGTGGCGGTGTTCGGCGTGTACTTCAAGCTGCAGAGCTTCGTGTTCATGCCGGTGTTCGGCCTGAACAACGGCATGGTGCCCATCATCAGCTACAACTACGGTGCCCGCCGCCCCGACCGCGTCAAAAAGACCATCAAGCTGGCCGTGTGCTACGCCGAGGGCATCATGCTGATCGGTTTCTGCATCTTCCAGTTCTTCCCGGACAAGGTGCTGGGCATCTTTGCGGCCAGTGATGCCATGCTGGCCATCGGCATCCCGGCGCTGCGCATCATCTGCCCGCACTTTTTGCTGGCAGGCATCGGCATCGTGATGGGGTCGGTGTTCCAGGCACTGGGCAACGGCGTGTTCAGCCTGATCGTCTCCATGTGCCGCCAGCTGGTGGTGCTGCTGCCTGCCGCCTGGCTCCTGGCCCGGACCGGCAGCGTGAACAACGTGTGGTGGGCCTTCCTGATCGCGGAAGTGGTCAGCCTGCTGCTGAGCCTTGCATTTTTTGCCCGCATCAACAAGACCGTCATTGCACCTCTGTACGGCCCCGAAGAACCGTGA
- a CDS encoding DUF308 domain-containing protein → MVKKLKWNLVLMSVLYLGLGIFLVMKPGTALNIVCYALGGVVLACAAVQLIRYFVVERGVFQSQLTLISGLVCLALGAFLLLRSDIVVSILPIVFGLFVIFDAIARVQNALDLRRCGYDSWKGFLLLPVLSVVLGVVLIVNPFGAMETLVMAIGVILIVEGAINLLSALYTVLALRRFAKLHPETQSMLEDLTGEDLNGDGVVAPDVTRTDAEATAVELDHVDESATVDQEDRE, encoded by the coding sequence ATGGTAAAAAAGCTGAAATGGAACCTGGTGCTCATGAGCGTGCTGTACCTGGGGCTGGGCATCTTTCTGGTCATGAAGCCCGGCACGGCCCTCAACATCGTATGCTATGCACTGGGCGGCGTGGTGCTGGCCTGCGCGGCCGTGCAGCTCATCCGCTACTTTGTGGTGGAGCGCGGCGTGTTCCAGAGCCAGCTCACCCTGATCTCCGGCCTGGTATGCCTGGCCCTGGGAGCTTTTTTGCTGCTGCGCAGCGATATCGTGGTAAGCATTTTGCCCATCGTGTTCGGCCTGTTCGTCATCTTTGACGCCATTGCCCGGGTACAGAACGCCTTGGACCTGCGCCGCTGCGGCTACGACAGCTGGAAGGGCTTCCTGCTGCTGCCGGTGCTCAGCGTGGTGCTGGGCGTGGTGCTGATCGTGAACCCCTTCGGTGCCATGGAGACGCTGGTCATGGCCATTGGCGTCATCCTGATCGTAGAGGGGGCCATCAACCTGCTCAGTGCCCTGTATACGGTGCTGGCCCTGCGCCGCTTTGCCAAGCTCCACCCGGAGACCCAGTCCATGCTGGAGGATCTGACCGGGGAGGACCTGAACGGCGACGGCGTGGTGGCCCCCGACGTGACCCGCACCGATGCAGAGGCCACCGCCGTGGAGCTGGACCATGTGGACGAAAGTGCCACGGTGGACCAGGAGGACCGGGAGTAA
- a CDS encoding FAD-dependent oxidoreductase: MEKYDLIIVGAGPAGIFTAVELLRHGSKKKMLLVEKGKPVEKRHCPKAEVGHCVNCRPTCAITTGFSGAGAFSDGKLSLSYEVGGDLPTLIGEEFAQELIDYTDKIYLEFGADPHVEGIYTGEDIKEIRKNAIHAGLKLVDCPIRHLGTEKAQELYLAIQNYLADNGVEMRFNTECENIILEEDGCKGVLLKDGDDLLPVYADEVVIGTGRRGADWLEKLCAEHHIAHKPGTVDIGVRVECRNEVMEKVNKVLYESKLIGYPKPWKNKVRTFCQNPGGFVAQENYDNDLAVVNGHSFKEKKSPNTNLAILVSHNFTEPFNQPIAYAQKVGELTNMLGAGHIMVQRYGDILDGKRTWQKELAQSNVKPTLKDAVAGDITAAMPYRAMTNIIEFIKMLDMVVPGFAANETLLYSPELKFYSNKVKMDENLDTNIKGLHCLGDSSGWTRGLMMASVMGVLMGRKLAEKEGC, encoded by the coding sequence ATGGAAAAGTACGACCTGATCATTGTGGGTGCGGGCCCTGCCGGCATCTTTACCGCTGTGGAGCTGCTGCGCCACGGCAGCAAAAAGAAGATGCTGCTGGTGGAAAAAGGCAAGCCCGTGGAAAAGCGCCACTGCCCCAAGGCGGAGGTTGGCCACTGCGTCAACTGCCGCCCCACCTGCGCCATCACCACCGGCTTTTCCGGTGCGGGCGCGTTCTCGGACGGCAAGCTGAGCCTTTCCTATGAGGTGGGCGGCGACCTGCCCACCCTCATCGGGGAGGAGTTTGCCCAGGAGCTGATCGACTACACCGATAAGATCTATCTGGAGTTCGGCGCAGACCCCCATGTGGAGGGCATCTACACCGGCGAGGATATCAAGGAGATCCGCAAAAATGCCATCCATGCCGGCCTGAAGCTGGTGGACTGCCCCATCCGTCATCTGGGCACCGAGAAGGCACAGGAGCTGTATCTGGCCATCCAGAATTATCTGGCCGACAACGGTGTGGAAATGCGCTTCAACACCGAGTGTGAGAACATCATTCTGGAAGAGGATGGCTGCAAGGGTGTGCTGCTGAAGGATGGCGATGACCTGCTGCCCGTGTATGCGGACGAGGTGGTCATCGGCACCGGTCGGCGCGGCGCAGACTGGCTGGAAAAGCTCTGCGCCGAGCACCACATTGCCCACAAGCCCGGCACCGTGGACATCGGTGTGCGCGTGGAGTGCCGCAACGAGGTCATGGAAAAGGTGAACAAGGTGCTGTATGAGTCCAAGCTCATCGGCTACCCCAAGCCCTGGAAGAACAAGGTGCGCACCTTCTGCCAGAACCCCGGCGGCTTTGTGGCACAGGAAAACTACGACAATGACCTGGCCGTGGTCAACGGCCACAGCTTCAAGGAAAAGAAGAGCCCGAACACCAACCTTGCCATTCTGGTGTCTCACAACTTCACCGAACCCTTCAACCAGCCCATCGCCTATGCTCAGAAGGTGGGCGAGCTGACCAACATGCTGGGTGCAGGCCACATCATGGTGCAGCGCTACGGCGACATTCTGGACGGCAAGCGCACCTGGCAGAAGGAGCTGGCCCAGTCCAACGTCAAGCCCACCTTGAAGGATGCTGTGGCCGGTGACATCACCGCCGCCATGCCCTACCGTGCCATGACCAACATCATCGAGTTCATCAAGATGCTGGATATGGTGGTGCCCGGCTTTGCCGCCAACGAGACCCTGCTGTACAGCCCGGAGCTGAAGTTCTACTCCAACAAGGTCAAGATGGACGAGAACCTCGACACCAACATCAAGGGCCTGCACTGCCTGGGCGACTCCTCCGGCTGGACCCGCGGCCTGATGATGGCGTCCGTCATGGGCGTGCTCATGGGCCGGAAGCTGGCTGAAAAAGAAGGCTGCTGA
- a CDS encoding alpha/beta hydrolase, with amino-acid sequence MRLYDKALVAKIHENQFTKEVDGIPVLFKPVPDAEPAHLDPRLREIIIKKRTMFANRAKAGWTLSSERYRPDKVTYDLIETPVDCTEQLIPIGGHKIDIYIYRIANIQPNAPVLVYLHGGGFTAGDIHLFGKQMQYIAEQSGAVVVFPEYRLAPENPFPAPVEDAWGAVQWVHAHAAELGADPAKLMVAGDSAGGSLTNACVLQDEKGIIRKIMGIYPSWDGSDYHEQTAYTWSYDAYEVADEDKKLAYSRIDRIKSSVDKDPDSSNSLYLQGHTTSHDPLVSAVFATDEQLKKFPETVIVAAEYDYLRVGSDYAAKRLASLGVPVRSIRYCGCDHGFLDMLGTIVQSEELCLTIAAELKAL; translated from the coding sequence ATGCGTTTATACGATAAGGCCCTTGTCGCCAAGATCCATGAGAACCAGTTCACCAAAGAGGTGGACGGGATCCCCGTACTGTTCAAACCGGTGCCGGATGCGGAGCCTGCCCATCTGGATCCCCGCCTGCGGGAGATCATCATCAAAAAGCGCACCATGTTTGCCAACCGCGCCAAGGCAGGCTGGACCCTTTCCAGCGAGCGCTACCGCCCGGACAAGGTGACCTATGACCTGATCGAAACGCCTGTGGACTGCACCGAACAGCTGATCCCCATCGGCGGGCACAAGATTGATATCTACATCTACCGTATTGCCAACATCCAGCCCAACGCACCGGTGCTGGTGTACCTGCACGGCGGTGGATTCACGGCCGGTGACATTCACCTGTTCGGCAAACAGATGCAGTACATTGCCGAGCAATCCGGTGCCGTGGTGGTGTTCCCGGAGTACCGTCTGGCCCCCGAGAACCCCTTCCCCGCTCCGGTGGAAGATGCATGGGGCGCCGTACAGTGGGTGCACGCACACGCCGCTGAACTGGGTGCCGACCCTGCCAAGCTGATGGTCGCCGGTGACAGCGCCGGCGGCAGCCTGACTAACGCCTGCGTGCTGCAGGACGAAAAGGGCATCATCCGCAAGATCATGGGCATCTATCCTTCGTGGGACGGTTCCGATTACCATGAGCAGACCGCCTACACCTGGAGTTACGATGCTTACGAGGTGGCTGACGAGGACAAGAAACTGGCCTACAGCCGCATCGACCGCATCAAGAGCAGCGTGGATAAGGATCCTGACAGCAGCAACAGCCTGTATCTGCAGGGCCATACCACTTCACACGACCCGCTGGTGTCGGCTGTCTTTGCCACCGATGAGCAGCTGAAGAAGTTCCCGGAAACGGTCATCGTGGCCGCTGAGTACGACTACCTGCGTGTCGGCAGCGACTACGCCGCCAAGCGGCTGGCAAGCCTTGGTGTACCGGTACGCTCCATCCGGTACTGCGGCTGTGACCACGGCTTTTTGGATATGCTGGGCACCATCGTCCAGTCCGAAGAGCTGTGCCTGACCATCGCCGCCGAACTGAAAGCACTGTAA
- a CDS encoding PTS transporter subunit EIIC, giving the protein MAKITKAEMPALAEQIVKCLGGKENVARINHCATRLRVNPVDMEKVDKDGLKRLHGVIGIDSSKAELQIIVGAIIEDLYLEVEKITGNGGGAVADDVPFWKKRPSEIFSSFLLLMAGCLSPVIPALIASGLLATVLTIMTLVLHVDASTSSTYSILYNLSQTVFYFMPVLVAYTSAKKFGTEPVLAMVLACFLLYPDWVAGADGSFTHYFGLPVLHTTYNGAVIQIILSVFVMSLLDKWLKKVIPEAARHFVKPFTLLLLMSVITLTVTGPLGGLLTNYIYAFVEAVRSVAPWAGVPVIVLLSTTIGLIAPGFHLALIPIATASLAAVGYDDLINIWFFCCTITPGFVALAVMLRTKKSLLRQTAFSCCLSALLGGISEPTTYGICYKMVRPYYAYLITALSTAVLAGLLHLKCYAFGGYSLTNILLYLGPNLDYANFRNALLLVGFMLIMSFITVNLIGFDDSCYEETAVAAQDAAE; this is encoded by the coding sequence ATGGCAAAGATCACCAAGGCTGAGATGCCGGCCCTTGCCGAACAGATCGTCAAATGTCTGGGCGGCAAAGAGAACGTAGCCCGCATCAACCACTGCGCCACACGCCTGCGCGTGAACCCGGTGGACATGGAAAAGGTGGACAAGGATGGGCTGAAGAGACTGCACGGTGTCATCGGCATCGATTCTTCCAAGGCAGAACTTCAGATCATTGTGGGCGCCATCATTGAGGACCTGTATCTGGAAGTGGAAAAGATCACCGGCAACGGCGGCGGCGCTGTGGCAGATGACGTTCCCTTCTGGAAAAAGCGCCCCTCCGAGATCTTCTCCAGCTTCCTGCTGCTGATGGCTGGCTGCCTGAGCCCGGTCATTCCCGCACTGATCGCATCCGGCCTGCTGGCCACCGTGCTGACCATCATGACGCTGGTGTTGCACGTGGATGCTTCCACCAGCTCCACCTACTCCATCCTGTATAATCTGTCGCAGACCGTGTTCTACTTCATGCCGGTCCTAGTGGCTTACACCTCTGCCAAGAAGTTCGGCACCGAGCCGGTTCTGGCCATGGTTCTGGCCTGCTTCCTGCTGTACCCGGACTGGGTGGCTGGTGCGGACGGCTCCTTCACCCACTACTTCGGCCTGCCGGTCCTGCATACCACTTATAATGGCGCCGTGATCCAAATCATCCTCTCCGTGTTCGTCATGTCCCTGCTGGATAAATGGCTCAAGAAGGTCATCCCGGAAGCTGCACGGCACTTCGTCAAGCCCTTTACTCTGCTGCTGCTCATGTCGGTCATCACCCTGACCGTCACCGGCCCTCTGGGCGGCCTGCTGACCAACTACATCTACGCCTTTGTTGAGGCTGTCCGCTCCGTGGCTCCGTGGGCTGGCGTGCCGGTCATCGTGCTGCTGAGCACCACCATCGGCCTGATCGCTCCGGGCTTCCATCTGGCCCTGATCCCCATTGCGACCGCCAGCCTCGCCGCTGTTGGTTACGATGACCTGATCAACATCTGGTTCTTCTGCTGCACCATCACCCCGGGCTTCGTTGCTCTGGCTGTGATGCTGCGCACCAAGAAGTCCCTGCTGCGCCAGACCGCATTCTCCTGCTGCCTGTCCGCTCTGCTGGGCGGTATCTCCGAGCCTACCACCTACGGCATCTGCTACAAGATGGTCCGCCCCTACTACGCATACCTGATCACCGCTCTGTCCACCGCTGTGCTGGCCGGTCTGCTGCACCTGAAGTGCTACGCCTTCGGCGGCTACTCCCTGACCAACATCCTGCTGTACCTCGGACCCAACCTGGACTATGCAAACTTCCGCAATGCTCTGCTGCTGGTCGGCTTTATGCTCATCATGAGCTTCATCACCGTCAACCTGATCGGCTTCGATGATTCCTGCTACGAGGAAACTGCCGTTGCCGCACAGGATGCCGCGGAATAA
- a CDS encoding MurR/RpiR family transcriptional regulator gives MGETPGSVVTLLCSGMHFFNAEKRIADCVLEDTAGVAAMTSAELARCSSTSEATVTRFCKKLGFENYRAFQLALARDVMERQPLEISNEVQLDNIPQSLQNILSNKIDEMSATINGINPENLQRVLELLQNAQLVQIAAVGNTIPVAMDAAFKFNQLGMRCITSEISEKNSAFALTLTPQDVLLLISNSGKSRRLNQMAQTARDNGVPVVLITCDRSSPLAQLADHLLISTNREQLITTTDFALSRISAIVIIEVLYNFLLVGRPGAKGFVSRHEGLMAHDKDVR, from the coding sequence ATGGGCGAAACGCCGGGCAGTGTGGTCACGCTGCTTTGCTCCGGGATGCACTTTTTCAATGCGGAAAAGCGGATCGCGGATTGTGTGCTGGAAGATACGGCCGGTGTGGCGGCAATGACATCGGCCGAACTGGCACGTTGCAGCTCCACCTCGGAAGCCACTGTGACCCGTTTTTGCAAAAAACTGGGGTTTGAGAATTATCGTGCTTTCCAGTTGGCGCTGGCGCGGGACGTGATGGAACGCCAGCCGCTGGAGATCTCCAACGAAGTGCAGCTGGACAATATCCCGCAGTCGCTGCAGAATATCCTTTCCAATAAGATCGATGAGATGAGCGCCACCATCAACGGCATCAACCCGGAAAATCTGCAGCGTGTGCTGGAACTGCTGCAGAATGCGCAGCTGGTGCAGATCGCCGCGGTGGGCAACACCATCCCGGTGGCGATGGATGCGGCCTTCAAGTTCAACCAGCTGGGGATGCGGTGCATCACCAGTGAGATCTCGGAGAAGAACTCGGCGTTCGCGCTCACCCTTACACCGCAGGACGTGCTGTTGCTGATCTCCAACTCCGGCAAATCCCGGCGGCTGAACCAGATGGCCCAGACAGCGCGGGACAACGGTGTGCCAGTGGTGCTGATCACCTGCGACCGCAGCTCGCCGCTGGCGCAGCTGGCCGATCATCTGCTGATCTCCACCAACCGCGAGCAACTCATCACCACGACGGATTTTGCGCTCTCCCGCATTTCTGCCATTGTGATCATTGAGGTGCTGTACAATTTCCTGCTGGTGGGGCGGCCCGGCGCCAAGGGCTTCGTGAGCCGTCATGAGGGACTGATGGCCCACGATAAGGACGTGCGCTGA
- a CDS encoding peptidylprolyl isomerase — protein MVRITMEDGGIIDIELNEEVAPITCENFKKLVSEGFYNGLTFHRVIPGFMIQGGCPLGTGTGGPGWNIKGEFAANGVNNPLKHTRGVISMARSMNPNSAGSQFFIMHKDAPHLDGQYAAFGKVVAGMDVVDKIAAVRTDWNDKPTTPVKMKTVELIEG, from the coding sequence ATGGTTCGCATTACTATGGAAGACGGCGGCATCATCGACATCGAGCTGAACGAGGAAGTTGCCCCCATCACCTGTGAGAATTTCAAAAAGCTGGTCAGTGAGGGCTTTTACAACGGCCTGACCTTCCACCGCGTGATCCCCGGCTTTATGATCCAGGGCGGCTGCCCGCTGGGCACCGGCACCGGCGGCCCGGGCTGGAACATCAAGGGTGAGTTTGCTGCTAACGGCGTGAACAACCCGCTCAAGCACACCCGTGGTGTCATCAGCATGGCCCGCAGCATGAACCCCAACAGCGCAGGCAGCCAGTTCTTCATCATGCACAAGGACGCACCCCACCTGGACGGCCAGTATGCCGCCTTTGGCAAGGTCGTGGCCGGCATGGATGTCGTGGACAAGATCGCCGCTGTGCGCACCGACTGGAACGACAAGCCCACCACCCCGGTCAAGATGAAGACCGTGGAGCTCATCGAGGGCTGA
- a CDS encoding TIGR03915 family putative DNA repair protein yields MSCQSAVSPKGARKLHDADVVYLYDGSFEGFLCCVYESFAQHELPFAVWTPQRETATLYPVKEISTDPAIARRVFASFGKKLGAETEYLVSRDFLSGQEDKELLLLRFLHLAFALGPGTVKREGHPVVAPLYAMKKSLDWEVDKFQGFVRFEEHDGMLGAVIHPKNYILPLLRPHFCGRFPEEDFMIYDAVHQAVLLHEKHGTRLLELAAPLELPPPSAREQQFQALWTQFYKTLEIKARHNEKGRMTHCPKRFWADMVELRGEL; encoded by the coding sequence ATGTCTTGCCAAAGCGCTGTAAGCCCCAAGGGGGCGCGCAAGCTGCACGATGCCGACGTGGTCTACCTGTATGACGGCAGCTTTGAGGGCTTTCTGTGCTGCGTGTACGAGAGCTTTGCCCAGCACGAGCTTCCCTTTGCGGTGTGGACGCCCCAGCGGGAAACGGCCACCCTCTACCCGGTCAAGGAGATCTCCACCGACCCCGCCATTGCCCGCCGGGTATTTGCCAGCTTTGGCAAAAAGCTGGGCGCAGAGACCGAGTACCTCGTCAGCCGGGATTTTCTCTCCGGGCAGGAGGACAAGGAGCTGCTGCTGCTCCGCTTTCTGCATCTGGCCTTTGCGCTGGGTCCGGGCACGGTCAAGCGGGAGGGGCACCCGGTGGTCGCGCCCCTCTACGCCATGAAAAAAAGTCTGGACTGGGAGGTAGACAAGTTCCAGGGCTTTGTGCGGTTCGAGGAGCACGACGGGATGCTGGGCGCGGTCATCCACCCCAAAAATTATATCCTCCCCCTGCTGCGCCCGCACTTTTGCGGACGCTTTCCGGAGGAGGACTTTATGATCTACGATGCCGTCCATCAGGCGGTGCTGCTGCACGAAAAGCACGGCACCCGGCTGCTGGAACTGGCAGCGCCTTTGGAGCTGCCGCCGCCCAGCGCGCGGGAGCAGCAGTTTCAGGCGCTGTGGACGCAGTTCTACAAAACGCTGGAAATCAAAGCGCGCCACAACGAAAAAGGCCGCATGACCCACTGTCCCAAACGGTTCTGGGCCGATATGGTGGAGCTGCGGGGGGAGCTGTAA
- a CDS encoding putative DNA modification/repair radical SAM protein, giving the protein MEQTLMDKLTILADSAKYDVACTSSGASRTARAGTVGSCYAPGCCHAFTADGRCVSLLKVLMTNCCSFDCSYCVNRKSNDIPRATFAPRELAELTMEFYRRNYIEGLFLSSAVLGSPDYTTERMLAVLRLLRGEYRFGGYIHAKAIPGTSPDLLQQLGYLADRLSVNVELPSERSLNLLAPDKGRHSIFRPMKQIAVSGAASREELTLYRHAPKFAPAGQSTQMIVGASPETDYHILKLTEGMYQKYSLKRVFYSAYIPVAEDTRLPALDTKPPLLREHRLYQADWLLRFYQFEADEILDQDNPNFNPYLDPKCNWAVQHYGLFPVDVNRAPFEMLLRVPGIGPKSARRIWRARKQAALGLDELKRMGVVLKRAQYFITCRGFAGAHPGRGSAGRERITRALIDPNVFSGSCEQLSLFSPPAVDNLIGQGVPPRAAVRMVREEAVQCLAKAL; this is encoded by the coding sequence ATGGAACAGACACTCATGGACAAGCTGACCATTCTGGCCGACAGCGCCAAATACGACGTAGCCTGCACCTCCAGCGGGGCTTCCCGCACGGCGCGGGCCGGAACCGTGGGCAGCTGCTATGCACCGGGGTGCTGCCACGCCTTTACCGCCGATGGCCGCTGTGTGAGCCTGCTCAAGGTGCTGATGACCAACTGCTGCTCCTTCGATTGCAGCTACTGCGTCAACCGCAAGTCCAACGATATCCCCCGCGCCACCTTTGCGCCCCGGGAGCTGGCCGAGCTGACCATGGAGTTCTACCGCCGCAACTACATCGAGGGCTTGTTCCTGTCCAGCGCGGTGCTGGGCAGCCCGGACTACACCACCGAGCGGATGCTGGCGGTCCTGCGGCTGCTGCGGGGCGAATACCGCTTTGGCGGCTACATCCACGCCAAGGCCATCCCCGGCACCAGCCCGGATCTTCTGCAGCAGCTGGGGTATCTGGCCGACCGCCTGAGCGTGAATGTGGAATTGCCCAGCGAACGCAGCCTGAACCTGCTGGCCCCGGACAAGGGGCGGCACTCCATCTTCCGGCCCATGAAGCAAATCGCGGTGTCCGGTGCCGCCAGCCGGGAAGAGCTCACCCTGTACCGTCACGCGCCCAAGTTTGCCCCCGCCGGGCAGAGCACCCAGATGATCGTGGGGGCCTCGCCGGAAACGGACTACCACATTTTAAAGCTCACCGAGGGCATGTACCAGAAGTACAGCCTCAAGCGGGTGTTCTACTCGGCTTACATCCCGGTGGCCGAGGACACCCGCCTGCCCGCGCTGGACACCAAACCGCCCCTGCTGCGGGAACACCGGCTGTATCAGGCAGACTGGCTGCTGCGGTTCTACCAGTTCGAGGCCGACGAAATTTTAGATCAGGATAACCCCAACTTCAACCCCTATCTGGACCCCAAATGCAACTGGGCGGTGCAGCACTACGGGCTGTTCCCGGTGGACGTGAACCGCGCGCCCTTTGAAATGCTGCTGCGGGTACCGGGCATCGGCCCCAAAAGCGCCCGGCGCATCTGGCGCGCTCGCAAGCAGGCGGCGCTGGGGCTGGACGAGCTCAAGCGCATGGGGGTGGTGCTCAAGCGGGCGCAGTATTTCATCACCTGCCGGGGCTTTGCCGGGGCACACCCGGGGCGCGGCAGCGCCGGGCGGGAGCGCATCACCCGGGCGCTCATCGACCCCAACGTGTTCAGCGGCAGCTGCGAGCAGCTGAGCCTGTTCAGCCCGCCTGCCGTGGACAACCTCATCGGGCAGGGCGTGCCGCCCCGGGCGGCTGTCCGCATGGTACGGGAGGAGGCGGTGCAATGTCTTGCCAAAGCGCTGTAA